The genomic region GGAAATGCTGATCAAGACTACAATTTTCATGTTGGCAACAGTTCAAAGGATTGAAGCATTGAGCGTTGGTCACGGTACAGGTACTGTACACACTGAAATACATTGATGCTAAGACTATGTTCGAGAAAGCGTCTTAGAAGGTAATTTGACAATGACTATTCAACTTTCAAATGTGTTTATCTTGGATCCAATTTATCTTTCTAGGATTTTACCTGCagaaatatgtgtgtattttcaCAAAGATGTACATGCCTTAAAGATGTCAATtgcagcatcatttacaatagGAAGGAAAAGTCAAGGTTACCTAAATgtttgctgggcttcccaggtggtgctagtggtaaagaatctgcttgccagtacaggagacctaaCAGATGCAAGCgatgtggattctatccctggatcaggaagatcccctagaggaggacatggcaacccagtccagtattcttgcctggagaatcccatggacagaagagcctggcgggctacagtccacagggttgcaaaaagtcagacgtgaatGAAATGACTTAGTATGCACGCAAATGTTTGCCAGATGGATGGTTGGATTGtattaagaaatattatttatatgaagGAATACTTTGtagctgcacagcaaagtgattcagttatacatatattctttttcgtattcttttccattatggtttatcataagatattgaatatagttccctgtgctatatggtaggatcctgttgtttatccatccttgtatctgctaaccccaaactcccactccattcctccccccacctccccaccggCAAACACAAATTTGTTCTCTGTGTGCGTCTGtttcatctgtttctgtttcacaaatgacttcatttgtgtcatttctttagattctatatataaatgacagcatgtggtatctgtctttctccttctgactttaCTTCGTActatatgtatggatgtgagagttggactgtgaagaaggctgagcgccgaagaattgatgcttttgaactgtggtgttggagaagactcttgagagtcccttggactgcaaggagatccaaccagtccattctgaaggagatcagccctgggatttctttggagggaatgatgctaaagctgaaactccagtactttggccacctgatgcgaagagttgactcattggaaaagactctgatgctgggagggattgggggcaggaggagaaggggatgacagaggatgagatggctggatggcatcaccgactcgatggacgtgagtctgagtgaactctgggagctggtgatggacagggaggcctggcgtgctgtgattcatggggtcgcaaagagtcggatacgactgagcgcctgatctgatctgatctgataatctctaggtccatccatgctgctgcaaatggcattatttcattcttctttatggctgagtagtattccgttatatatatgtaccacatcttttttatccattcatctattggtgGACATTCAagtggtttccatgtcttggctattgtgactagCGCTGCTATAAACGTAGgcgtgcgtgtatctttttgagttacggttttgtccagatatatgctcaggagtcggattgctggattatatggcaactctactttcagttttttgaggaaactccacactggtttccatagtggctgccccagtttacattcccaccaacagtgtaggaggattcccttttctccatgccttctccagcatttgctatttgtacatttttatgaatgatggccattctgactggagtgaaatgttACCtcgttgttttgatttgcatttctctaatgattaatgatgccgaacatcttttcatgtgcttgttggctgtCTGTAGAATCTCATGTTCTGTTCATTGCAAAattattgtcctcattttccTCATGTGAAAACTGAACTCTAGAGAAATGGTGTCAGTTGTTCAGCATTGTACCTACTCAGTGTCCTGCCAAGTCCCATGGTTCCCAGAACTGTATTCCAACAGAGGGTGGAGTCACACCCAATCAGAGCAGATCTACCTTCATCAGTTTCATCAACAGCAAGTCTACATGAGAATGCAGATAAGAGGGTGGCTTTGCCACTTTTTTAAAACCCCATTGACTCTCATGGCTGTATCTTGGCTGGAGGGCTATCCAGAGCTCAACTCTCATGAGCCTGCGTTCCTGTATCCCACCCCCGATGTTCCTAGTAAACTTCAGTTTCATTCCTTCCGCCAGTCCGTACTATCAAATCTGTGTCCAGGGTGCCTGGCCTTGGCCCCTGACACCTGACAGGGTTGCCTGGGCTGGCCATCCTCCTAAGCCGTCAGGGAGGGGCTGGTACTGCCCTGCTCCAGGTGTTGGAGAGGGAAGTCCCAACTCCCTTCAGAATTCCAGGGACTCCTTCTGCCTAAATGAGCATGCACAGGGCCCAACCCCAGAAAAGAGATCCTCTGTCCTTTTGCACCAAAGATGGGGGTACAAAGAATGCCCAGCCCAAACACCGATCTCCCCTTCCTCCAGAGCAGCTTaggagaggacttccctgatggtccagtggttaagactctgagcttccactgcagggggcactggtCCAGTCGTTGGTTGGGGAAGTTCCTCATGTCTGGtggtgcagccaagaaaaaacaaaacaaaacaaaaaaccagagcAGGTTGGGAAAATGATCAATAAGAGGGACAGAGCCAGGAAAGGGTTAATCCAGGGACAAGCAGCAGAAGCCCATTGAcccccccagcccctccaggtTAGTCAATAAGTCCTCTGAGGGCTGCTCCTACTGACCTCTCTTTGGCGCCACAGGGCTGGACGGTCACAGCTTCCAACCTGTCTGGGGTTGGGGGTTGGCACTCAGGCAGGACAGGAAGGGATGGTGGTGTGCAAGGAGCTCTGCCTTTTGGGGAGTTGGAACGGGCAAGGCCCCAGGGCCCTTATCATCTGACAAGACTGGTTGTGGTAGGAATAGGTGTGGGTGACCTTGGGATGCGGAAGAACCCAGGAATAACTCCAGGGAATGCAGCCCCTCCCCCCCCGGCTTCCCTGTGTGGCTTTGGACCCTTTGTTCACccactctggtcctcagtttcctcatctgtaagatagaAAGACTAGCATAGCTCAGGTTTCcaagaaaccagaaaaagaaaatcattattaaaaaaaatcatggcacTTTCGTagaggtccagtgattaaggctCCATGCTTCTAATTctaggggcacaggttcgatccctggttgggaaattaagatcccacatgccgtgaggcacagccaaaaaacaaaaacatcattataaaaaacagaaattgtgTGTGGTTGGCGTAATTTTTGATTTATAGACATTTGGACATGATTCACATAGGCAGGGAAACCATTCGGCTGTTTTTCTGTTGCCAATAATCTTTCACAGGGTCGAAGTTTTATGATGGAATTTTGGAGGAATGAGCCTTGACCAGCTGGGAATAACATAGTTAACCTTCAGCCTAGATTCCAGTGTCTAAGAGGCCCCGTTTTGCTAACTCAGCTCCAGCAGCAGTCACCTACTGGGGGAAGTCAGTGGACTGAGTAGACCCAGGAGAAACCCAGGTGGCCTGGGGGCCGGGGTCAGGCAGATGCATTCGGTCAGCCTGATGTGCAGGCCAAGAGGCTGCAGTCAAGGGTGGGAGCTGGGGCTGCCGGCATCGGCTGAAGAGCTGGGAGACTTCAATGGTGGGAAGGGTGGTAGGCACTTTTGACTTAGGAATTCCTGGGAGGAAGTGGGCACCAGGGGCAGGGGATGCATCAGGAAAGAGTGGTAACAAGAAATGCCTGGGATTCACGCCTCACTGACTGAAGCTGTTTTCTTCCCTCTGTCCATTCCCTCTACCCTTCTCCCCATGAAGCTTGCTTCTAACAGAAGAGGGACCCAGAGTCCGAGAGCCTGGTCCTGACACTTCCTCTCAGTATCTTATGACCCAAGCCAGACCCATCCATGATCTCTCCGGATCTCCGTgtcctccagtctctgccttcctCATCGGGTTAGGAGAGCAAAAGCGAGACTGCTTGGGACAGCACTTTGGAAGTGGCAAAACCCTCTACAAACAGGAGGCATCTCCATGAAACAGTTATGTAACCCGCTGACTCATAACTAGGCCGAGTTGGCGCCTGTCCCACCCGGAAGTTGGAAGAGCTGGCTCAATCGCTCACCCGGAGGAACTTGGTTTTAGTTTCACCGTCTGATGAATGGGGATGATGCCTGCTGTTCTCTTCCATGGAATGACGGTGAGAATCACAGGAGATCTTGTAGGTGCCAGAGATTAATGTGCTGTTAATCATCAAATCATCATCATTATAATAGTGCAGAAGAAAGCGGGTCTTTTTGCCCCAAGGGGACTGTCCACTCTAGGAGGACACCAGGCTGTGAGTAGCACAGACCGTAATTCTGCTTTTCCATGTACTTAATCCAAaggctggcacacagtaggaactCCATTAATGTGAaacaaattatgtttttaaattatgttctTAACCTACTCGCCCATCACACCTGACTCAGGTCATACACTTCAGGTTCtgttaattcatttctttttttttaatttttaaattttattttttggccatgccatgcagcatgtgggatcttagttccctgaccagggatcgaacttgtgcccCTTGAATTGGGAAGcacaagagtcttaaccactggaccattagggaagttccttctttcttcttcttttttttttttaactgaaagcaATAATAAGTCTGAAGCTAAGTGGAGGAATAAGGTCAGAGGGAAGAAAGATCCAGGAGATGTTTAGGCAGCACTCAGGTCAGGAGACCGACAAGACTTTGGGGTTATGAATCCTAAATCTCAAGTTCAGTTCCCAGCCGTGACTTACTAACTGGATTTCCTGGACTTCAAGATAAGtctctttgcttcatttttgcCAGCAAGAAAGATAGATTTCATCCTTCCTGATTCATAGAGGTGGAGTAAGAACCAGATGGCATGTGTGGAAACcataatatgaattttttttccaaaatgtgcGACTTCGGAGTCCTCAGGGTTCTATAGCTTCTAGGTTACCCTAGCATTTCCCAAGAGGGCCTGAAGAGGGCACTGTAGCCCAGGAGCCGCTTTGGGCAGAGTGAAAATTCTCGGGCTGACTCCTCCCACCGCAGCTTGGCCCCCACTCCACCCTCCACACACAGATATTTGGCAAATACCCTCCAACCCCTCAACCTGCTCATATTTTTCCTGCTGCACATTGCAGAACATTCCCTCCCTTGAGCATATTTGCAGGGGTGCAGGCTAACTTCTCTGTTTTGCCATATAAGCAGAAAGAGCAATCCCCCTACCCCAAGTATGATAATGGTCAGGATTACTCCCCATCTGGTTTTGTGACATCTTTTGTGGTCTGCACAGGTCTTTTTCTGCTGTTTGCGGCCgaaacattatttctgggaaGGAATTTGAAGTTGACTGTCAGGGGAAAGGGTAAAATCAGAAgtagaaattccctggcagtctggtggttaggttaggactccttgcttccagtgcagggggcataggttctaACCTTGTTCAGCGAACTAAAGTCCCATATGTCATGtggacaaaaaaaagaagaaagaagtgggGATCAAGCGTGGAGGTTGAATGAGTTTGTTCCGTGTCCCCATCCCAGAGGAGCTGAGAAGGCTTATGTGACAGGAATAAGGTTTAAGTATTTTACTTCTTGGTCTGCACCATGGAATGACCACAGTGACATTCTCCCAGGGCCATGTGAGGAATGCAAAGAGGTCGGATAAGGGAACTACCTGCAGCAGCTCTGGGCAGTGACTGACCAATGAGGTGGTTGTCCGGGAAATTGGTTCCCAATGTACCCCCATCTACTGCCCCTTCTGCAAGTTTCAGGTTGGAGCATTAATGGTAACCatccccaggcaagaaaagtTCTGCTGGACTTAGAGGGAGCTTGTACACTGGGAAAGCCTGGTGCTGGGATGATAACATTAGAAGAAGGGGCCACAGAGAAGAGGCAGAAAAGAATAAAGTTCCAGCAGACAGTGTTGGCAGCTGCCAGCAACCCTCAAAAGGGCCCCTCCTCTTGGCACCTGTGTCCTTACTGGCCCTGAAACTCACTAAAGGTTTgccctggggaattccctggtggtgcagtggttgggactccatgctctcactgccaaggtccaggttcaatccctggttagggaactaagagcccacaggctgtgctgtgcagccaaaaaaaaaaaaaaaagacttatccTGGGCCAGTTGGCAGCTACCTACTAAGGACTAGCCTTGAATGGAGCCACCTTATTGACAAGCGTGGGCAGAGCTTGTGGCCTCAGGCCAGTGGGGTCAAGAGGTCAGACAGGCCATGCGAGGCAGCACGTAgcgccccaccccctccacctctGGCTTCCCGGACCTGCCACCTACTGCCAGGATGGGGACAGACCCGGGGAAGTACGGGGCTCCCAGGAAAATAGGAAAGACCAAGAGCCAGGTTGTGGTTTCAGTTCTTGCCAGTGAGGTTGAAAAATACACAAGACTTGGACCCAGTGAGAACCAGGGGCCAGCCCCCATTCCATCTTCATGGCTCCCACCACCCTCCTTGTCCAGTGGACTCTGCTGTCATGGAGTCCCCACGAGACCTGGAGAATTCATGTCTTCCCCCTAAATTCTCCAGTCCATCCTGTCCCTGTTTGGTACACGTAAAAGGAGGTATCCATCCTCCAGCTGGTCCCGGCACTGTGGCTGGGCAGCATGTCAAGATGAGTCTCAGTGTCTCTGCAGCATGGTGCTGCCCCCAAGTTTAGGTTGAACTCTGAATTCCTCCAGCTTTGGGGCCTCAGACTGGCCCTGTGACATCCTTAGATCTGAGTTGAGCTCTGGACAGTTCCTCTAGCCCCTGAGATGTTACCGCTGGCCCTGGAGTGTCCGTGGGACAGGCTGGCACTGAGCTGGTGGCCCGTCGACAGGGGTTGGGAGTGGCGGCGTGGAAGGCATGGCGCAGGCAGTGATGGTGAGCGAGATGGTGGACGTGCCCGGGGTGATAGCACCAGGTCACCTGTCCCCTCTCCTGCAGGCCTCCCCTGTGTACAGAGTCAGCTTTCCCCGCAGGAAATTGGAGTAGATTCGGAAAAGCTTGGACAAAGCATCAACAGTGAATGCTCGGAGTGGGGCTGCGGAGGGGGTTGCATCTGGAAGGGAGATGGCTTCTTTCTGCAAAGAGAGGACTAAAGGTTAGTGCAGTGCCAGGGGCTCCGGCAGGAGATGGGTTTCAGGGTAGAATGGCTGGGGGGTTTCCTTGGCAGGGCCCTTCTCTCACTTTGCAGAAACAGCAACCCCAGGGGCAAGGACGGGGCCAGACACACCTGGGCTCCCAGCGCCCGAAGCAGGGAGGTGAGACTGCGGAGGCCGCTGACAGCTTTGTCCACGTGCAGCCGCAGGGCCTCGCATGGCTGGGACGCGTTGGCCAATAGGGCCTGGCCCCGCAGGATAGCTTCTGAGAGCAGGGCCAGGCCCTGCCAGACTTCCAGAGCCTGCTGCTGGACCTAAAGGGAGCAGAGACTTGGAGTCAGCTAGCCCAAGccagcctctccctcctccctctcagcAGCCCCATGCAAACAGAAGTTTTTTAGAATGAATGAACATTCACCCTCATCTTTGCTGttccatttcttctctctctagCATTCTCCTGACCATCCTATGAGGTTCCCAAAATGAGACTTCCCAAGAGGAAGGAACCTGTGAACTCACCTCCATCCTCTTCCAGGCATAGAAGTTAACCTTGGTGTCTGGCACAGTGATATTCTCATTGAAGCTGCAGCCTTCTGCACAGCCCATCTGAAATGCACAAGCCTGGAGTCAGGGGCCCCAGGGCCTCCATCCGGCTTAGCCCCTCACTAGCTTCCACTTAGGCACTGGGACTACCACTCCTAGGACTTTTACTGGGGACTTTGACTCCTTGCTTCCACCCCTGAACCAAGCACCAGGTTCCTGGATCttgcggcgggggtgggggggtggggtggtggggggggtgggtgtTGACCCTGGAGCCCCAAGTGTGAGTTCTGTGGAAGGTCTTGGGGAGGGGATCTCACCGTGGCATTTTCGGCCTCCCTGGCCTCCAGGATGTACCTCTCCAGGACTCGGCTGTCACAGATGAGGCGTGCGGGGGCGCCCAggactgggaagcccaaaggaaacAGCAGAAAGGACAGCATCAGCAGCGGAGTACAGTCTAGGAAAGAGAGCCGGGCTGCGGATGAGGTGGATTCTCGCAGGAGAAGGGCTGGTTTGGACGGCAGGTTCACCCATCCTGCTGCGCAGCCCCCAGTGAGTCCTCCCCACCTGGACCTTGGGAGCGCTCAGGCTCTGCCTCCGCGTTCATTCAATCCCGCGGCCGTGTgcacaccccacccccctccaGCTACCGGCATCCACTTCTCCCGGCCAAACTTCAATCCCGGTGTGACAGCGGCGTCCCTTCTCGCAGATCCGGGTTGTGGCTCCCAGACCCAGGTGTCTGAGTCTTCCTCGGCACCCACAGAGCCGCGCCTCTTCTCCCTGAACCCCCAGCCCTCCGCCCCGTCTCCGGCTCAGGTTCCGACTCTCCCCGGGGGACTCCTAGAGCCCGACAGACCAGCAGGTGAAGGCTGCCCCACCCCCCTTGCCCTTCCGGGGTCCTTGGCAAGTCTCAAGTCCTTGAACCGTACCAACTCGGGGCCAAGAGCCCCAGCGGTAAATTCCTCCTCAAACAGCGCTGCCCCGGCCGAGAGTACTCACCGCGCGCCCCCATCTCCGTGCCTCGCCTGACCCCTCAGCGACCTGGGGCTCGGCGGGTGCCTGCGCCGAGGCCCCGCATCCCGGGAAGATCGACGGGGCAGGGCCGCCCCGCCGGCCGAACGAGGGGGCCGCGGTCCCCGGGCGCCGAGCGGGGTCGGGGCAGAGCGCGCAGAGCCCGGGGCCAGGGTCTGGAGGACGGCGCGGCGAGGCGACCGGCGGGGTTGGCCCGGGGACTGTTGGCCCGGGGACTGCGGCGGCGGCCGGGGGTCGGGGCTGTTATCAGCTGTGTGCGTgcgggtggggggttggggggaggctgTGTGCGTGAGGGGTCGCGGGAGGTGGGGACCGGAGGGGTCACAGCCGGGGCAGGACGCCTGGGTCGGGGGCTCGCCGGGGCGGAGCTGCCTGCCGTCCGACCCCCGGGTTCCGGGAGGTGCGGCTGGGTGCGCGCCGCGGGACGGGCACAACAAGGCTGCCCTGGGAGAGCAGTGCCATTCTGCTGGGAGCGCCTGGGGACCCCGACATCCCCTCCACCCCCTAGAGATGGGCCTGTCTGGGTTCTTGCAAGGCAGTCAGGAAGATGCTGGCTGGGCAAGTCAGTGGTGGCCTTCTCACGGTCCCGGTTCTTCTGGAAACCGGTGTTGTTCGAGTTGAGGGATTTAATATGGGTGGTGCACAGAGCAAGACACTTGGTGAGGTCTTCTCCTCCCACTCCTCACTTTTGAGGACCCTGAAAGCCCAGAAATTGAACTTTTAGGTCAGTGTGCCTGGCAAAATTCTTAACAATCTGAAATACAATGAACCCCCAAAGGGATGGCACCGGGGGTCTGCAGCTAAGCCTCTGTGGTTTCTAGGAAGCCCTGGGGCAGGGAGCGAACTCCAGGGAGCAGGAGTCCAAGGCTTGCTTGCCTCTCAAACCTTGGGAAGTGGCCTGAGTGTCTAGGCCTCAATGCTCTAACCTGTCAAATGGGCCTCCTGAAAGCACCATCCCTGTTCATGTTGCTTTCACAAATGCGAAACCCTGACAAATGCTGGTGGTTATTTATATGTTCATTCACTCCCTCCCCAGTCCCATAATATTAGATCTGTTTTATTCATGCATTTAGTCCCTTCTTGGTGCAAGTCAACTGACTACAAACTTTTCAGGACAGAAACATGCATTGAGACTTAACTCCTGCCTCCCGGAGTTTGTAGCTTACAGTAGATATAGGATGGGTACGTGGAGCCATGTGTGAGGACTGGGGTGTGCAGAGCTGAGCTATGAGAGTTTGGAAGAGGGGGTGGTCACCTCTAGCTGGGGAATCAAGGAGGATTTGATGCAGGAGGTCAAAACAAGCTCAGCCTTGAAGGGCAGGCAGGATTTCATTGGGAAAAGATGTGAGGTGGATGGGGGAGGCCGTTCTAGCCCTGTGTTGGTGGGTCAAGTGTTTTGGGGTGAAGGGTGGGGTGTGGGAGGGAGAGGTGGATATCAGGCTAGGGTGCTGCTTAGGGAGAGGTCATGTTGTGAAGGGCCTTGAGTGCCGCTCTGAAGAACTGGGACTTTGGAACGAGtggaaaatattcattcattcaagaaatatacatataagaGTAcctacttggacttccctggtggcatagtagataataatccacctgccagtgctggggacacaggttcgatccctggtccaggaagcatggagctactgagcctgtgcaccgcaactactgagcccacgtgctgcaactactttTGAAGCCCTCAcgacctggagcctgtgctccacaagagaagccactgcagcaagaagcccacacaccacaacaaagagtagccctggctcgctgcaactagaaaaagccggggcagcaatgaagacccgggacagccaaggaaaaaaaaaagaatacttactGTTGGCCAGGAACCTGGAGATAGAGTAGTGAATAAAAAGGACAAGACTGCCTGCCCTGGTGGAGCTGACATTCTAGAGGAGGATGGATGGCAAACAcgaaaatgaataaaagatagAGGCTCTCCAGTGGTAAAAAGCTTCGAAGGCCCAGGAATCTTGGAGGAGGTGGCAATTTTGGACGAAGCAGGCAGAATGCCTACTGAGAAGAAGGTGACAAAGTGAGGGAGATGAGGGGCGATCAAAGAGGGTTCAGACAGATGAAtgggaggggcaggaggcagaggctTGAAGGTAATAATGAGGCCCCGACCTGctcccctgccctctgctcaCCCACAGCCTGCTCTCAGGGCCTCCCCCAAAACCTGGTGTGCCGGCTGCCAGTCTGCATACCCCACTGTGCCCCCTGATCCCGGTTTCCCCCTCAGCACCCAGGCGGCCTCCCAGCCCCACATGGCCCTCGGAGCCCAGCCCTGGGACAGGATCCCAGCTGTGGGacaaacacacgcacactcacGTCCACACACGTCCGCACATGCGTTCTGTCCTGACTTCCCACACGCCTCAGCCTCTGCTCTCCGGGTCCCCAGACTCCTGCGTCACTGCCCTGACCTGACCACGGAGAGGGGGCCGGGGGGGATGGCGGGGAGTAGACACAGccggaggagagggaggagaggaggagctgTTCGGGCTGTGGGACCTGCCTCTCCCCTCACGCCAGCTTGGCAGAGGTTCCCCAGGCCCCTGCCTTCGAGAAAGGTAGATGGGCCCTGGGCAATAGCCCCTAGGTGCTGGGGCCTGCCGGACAAGGGTGACGTTGGTTCATCCGCTGGAGCATTTGGAAAGAGCTGCGATTGCAGCCcgggagagaaggcagaggagacaAGGAGAGAGATGGA from Bos javanicus breed banteng chromosome 25, ARS-OSU_banteng_1.0, whole genome shotgun sequence harbors:
- the EPO gene encoding erythropoietin, whose protein sequence is MLSFLLFPLGFPVLGAPARLICDSRVLERYILEAREAENATMGCAEGCSFNENITVPDTKVNFYAWKRMEVQQQALEVWQGLALLSEAILRGQALLANASQPCEALRLHVDKAVSGLRSLTSLLRALGAQKEAISLPDATPSAAPLRAFTVDALSKLFRIYSNFLRGKLTLYTGEACRRGDR